The following proteins are encoded in a genomic region of Mycolicibacterium rutilum:
- a CDS encoding YbhB/YbcL family Raf kinase inhibitor-like protein, whose amino-acid sequence MAFDYNPYDFLPELPSFTLTSNTISDGQPFGNDQVSGIMGAGGSDISPHLTWSGFPEETRSFAVTVYDPDAPTASGFWHWAVANLPATVTELPEGIGDGSSLPGDAITLRNDAGAKRFIGAAPPPGHGPHRYFIVVHAVGAEKLDLPEDATPAYLGFNLFQQAIARAMIHATYEQK is encoded by the coding sequence ATGGCGTTTGATTACAACCCGTACGACTTCCTGCCCGAGTTGCCGTCGTTCACGTTGACGTCGAACACCATCAGCGACGGCCAGCCGTTCGGCAACGATCAGGTCAGCGGCATCATGGGTGCCGGTGGCAGCGACATCTCCCCGCACCTGACGTGGTCGGGCTTCCCGGAGGAGACCCGCAGCTTCGCGGTCACCGTCTACGACCCCGACGCGCCGACCGCCTCGGGCTTCTGGCACTGGGCCGTGGCCAACCTGCCCGCCACCGTGACCGAACTGCCCGAGGGCATCGGTGACGGCAGCAGCCTGCCCGGCGACGCGATCACCCTGCGCAACGACGCGGGCGCCAAGCGCTTCATCGGCGCCGCCCCGCCGCCGGGGCACGGCCCGCACCGCTACTTCATCGTCGTGCACGCCGTCGGCGCCGAGAAGCTGGACCTGCCCGAGGACGCGACTCCGGCGTACCTCGGCTTCAACCTGTTCCAGCAGGCGATCGCCCGGGCGATGATCCACGCCACCTACGAGCAGAAGTAG
- a CDS encoding quinone-dependent dihydroorotate dehydrogenase, which yields MYRALRRALFLVAPERIHTWIFAALRAATYLSWPRRGLKRWLGPRDPVLATTVFGVHFPGPLGLAAGFDKNGSGLNTWGALGFGYAEVGTVTAQAQPGNPAPRMFRLPEDRALLNRMGFNNHGAGELAIKLTRHVPDVPIGVNIGKTKVTPPEQAVQDYAASARLLGPLASFVVVNVSSPNTPGLRDLQAVQSLRPILAAVRAETTKPVLVKIAPDLSDQDVDEIADLAVELGLAGVVATNTTVSREGLATPGVADLGVGGISGPPVARRSVEVLRRLYRRVGDRLALISVGGIETADDAWERIVSGASLLQGYTGFVYGGGLWAKHIHDGIARRLHDEGFTSLAEAVGSAVR from the coding sequence ATGTACCGCGCGCTGCGGCGGGCGCTGTTTCTCGTTGCGCCCGAACGCATTCACACCTGGATCTTCGCCGCGCTGCGGGCGGCCACGTATCTGTCCTGGCCGCGCCGCGGGCTCAAACGATGGCTGGGCCCGCGCGACCCGGTGCTGGCGACCACCGTGTTCGGGGTGCACTTCCCCGGACCGCTGGGCCTGGCGGCCGGGTTCGACAAGAACGGCAGCGGCCTGAACACCTGGGGCGCGCTCGGTTTCGGCTACGCCGAGGTGGGCACCGTTACCGCGCAGGCCCAGCCCGGCAACCCGGCGCCGCGGATGTTCCGACTGCCTGAGGATCGCGCGCTGCTGAACCGGATGGGGTTCAACAATCACGGCGCCGGCGAACTCGCGATCAAGCTGACCCGGCACGTCCCCGATGTGCCGATCGGGGTGAACATCGGCAAGACCAAGGTGACCCCGCCCGAGCAGGCGGTGCAGGACTACGCGGCGTCGGCCCGGCTGCTGGGCCCGCTCGCGTCGTTCGTCGTGGTCAACGTCAGCTCGCCGAACACGCCGGGACTGCGCGACCTGCAGGCCGTGCAGTCGCTACGCCCGATCCTGGCCGCCGTGCGGGCCGAGACCACCAAACCGGTGCTGGTCAAGATCGCACCGGACCTGTCCGATCAGGACGTCGACGAAATCGCCGACCTGGCAGTCGAATTGGGCTTGGCGGGCGTCGTCGCCACCAACACCACGGTCTCGCGCGAGGGGCTGGCCACACCGGGTGTTGCCGACCTCGGCGTCGGCGGGATCTCCGGGCCGCCGGTCGCGCGGCGTTCGGTCGAGGTGCTGCGCAGGCTCTACCGGCGCGTCGGTGACCGGCTGGCGCTCATCAGCGTCGGCGGGATCGAAACCGCCGACGACGCCTGGGAGCGGATCGTCTCCGGGGCATCGCTGCTGCAGGGCTACACCGGGTTCGTCTACGGCGGCGGGCTGTGGGCCAAACACATCCACGACGGCATCGCCCGCCGCCTGCATGACGAGGGTTTCACCTCGCTGGCCGAGGCGGTCGGCTCGGCGGTGCGCTAA
- a CDS encoding DUF5703 family protein yields MPKGWDQDLSDDYEWIPLRLPPDVTRLSASTRLSIEAEYRGWELTRVRAYTDGSRRVLLRRKKTAADRAVLPEQPAQ; encoded by the coding sequence ATGCCGAAGGGCTGGGACCAGGACCTCTCCGACGATTACGAGTGGATACCGCTGCGGCTGCCGCCGGACGTCACCCGCCTGAGCGCGTCGACGCGGCTGTCCATCGAGGCCGAGTACCGCGGCTGGGAACTGACCCGCGTGCGAGCCTACACCGACGGGTCCCGGCGGGTGCTGCTGCGGCGCAAGAAGACCGCCGCCGACCGCGCGGTCCTACCCGAGCAGCCCGCGCAGTGA
- a CDS encoding undecaprenyl-diphosphate phosphatase, with product MSWVQVVVLAILQGLTEFLPVSSSGHLAIASRVFFTHDAGASFTAVTQLGTELAVLLYFAKDIGRIIKAWFNGLLVKAHRSADYWLGWYVIIGTIPIGVFGLLFKDEIRTGARNLWAIAIALIVFSAVIAAAEYFGRQVRHVEQLTCRDSIIVGLAQCLALLPGVSRSGATISAGLFLGLDRELAARFGFLLAIPAVFASGLFSLPDAFNPVGEGMSASGPQLLVATVIAFFVGFAAVAWFLRFLVRHSMYWFVGYRVLLGTVVLILLGTGVVAAT from the coding sequence ATGTCGTGGGTGCAAGTTGTCGTACTCGCGATCCTGCAGGGCCTAACCGAATTCCTGCCGGTCTCGTCGTCCGGGCACCTGGCCATCGCGTCGCGGGTGTTCTTCACCCACGACGCGGGCGCGTCGTTCACCGCCGTCACCCAACTGGGCACCGAACTCGCGGTGCTGCTGTACTTCGCCAAAGACATCGGCCGCATCATCAAGGCCTGGTTCAACGGGCTGCTCGTCAAGGCCCACCGCAGCGCCGACTACTGGCTGGGCTGGTACGTCATCATCGGCACCATCCCGATCGGCGTGTTCGGCCTGCTGTTCAAGGACGAAATCCGAACGGGCGCACGGAACCTGTGGGCGATCGCGATCGCGCTGATCGTGTTCTCGGCCGTCATCGCCGCCGCAGAGTACTTCGGCCGCCAGGTCCGCCACGTCGAGCAGCTCACGTGCCGCGACAGCATCATCGTCGGGCTGGCGCAGTGCCTGGCGCTGCTGCCGGGCGTGTCCCGGTCCGGGGCGACGATCAGCGCGGGCCTGTTCCTCGGGCTCGACCGTGAGCTGGCGGCCCGGTTCGGTTTCCTGCTGGCCATCCCGGCGGTGTTCGCCTCCGGCCTGTTCTCGCTGCCCGACGCGTTCAACCCGGTCGGGGAGGGGATGAGCGCCAGCGGTCCGCAGCTGTTGGTGGCGACGGTGATCGCGTTCTTCGTCGGCTTCGCCGCGGTGGCCTGGTTCCTGCGGTTCCTGGTCCGGCACAGCATGTACTGGTTCGTCGGCTACCGGGTGCTGCTGGGCACCGTCGTGCTCATCCTGCTCGGCACCGGGGTGGTGGCCGCGACATGA
- a CDS encoding histidine phosphatase family protein: MTVLLLRHGRSTSNTAHTLAGRSEGVDLDDKGREQAQAVVERIGSLPIRAIVRSPLLRCERTVAPLADALGLSPVVDERISEVDYGAWTGRKIGELVKEPLWAVVQQQPSAAVFPDGEGLAQVQARAVAAIRDHDRRLAAEHDGDVLWVACTHGDVIKAVIADALGTHLDSFQRITADPASVSVIRYTTLRPFVIHVNHTGANLTSGLIPKPAQPDGQSGAEQGEVPPEDAVVGGSTG, encoded by the coding sequence ATGACCGTGCTGCTGCTGCGGCACGGCCGCTCCACGTCGAACACCGCGCACACGCTGGCCGGCCGCTCCGAAGGCGTCGACCTCGACGACAAGGGTCGCGAGCAGGCCCAAGCCGTGGTGGAGCGGATCGGGTCGCTGCCGATCCGCGCCATCGTGCGCTCGCCGCTGCTGCGCTGCGAACGGACCGTGGCGCCGCTGGCCGACGCGTTGGGTCTCAGCCCGGTCGTCGACGAGCGGATCTCCGAGGTCGACTATGGCGCCTGGACCGGCCGCAAGATCGGCGAACTGGTCAAGGAGCCCTTGTGGGCGGTGGTCCAGCAGCAGCCCAGCGCCGCGGTGTTCCCCGACGGCGAGGGCTTGGCCCAGGTACAAGCCCGGGCGGTGGCCGCGATCCGTGACCACGACCGGCGGCTGGCCGCCGAACACGACGGCGACGTGCTGTGGGTGGCGTGCACCCACGGCGACGTCATCAAGGCCGTCATCGCCGACGCGCTGGGCACCCACCTCGACAGCTTCCAGCGGATCACCGCCGATCCGGCGTCGGTCAGCGTGATCCGGTACACCACGCTGCGGCCGTTTGTGATCCACGTCAACCACACGGGCGCGAACCTCACATCGGGCCTGATCCCGAAACCCGCCCAGCCCGACGGCCAGTCCGGCGCCGAGCAGGGTGAGGTGCCGCCGGAGGATGCCGTGGTCGGCGGCTCCACCGGGTAG
- a CDS encoding DUF3090 domain-containing protein: protein MPRAIHVFRTPDRFVAGTVGQPGNRTFYLQAVHDKRVVSVVLEKQQVAVLAERIAALLLEINRRFGTPIPPDTGEVEDLSPLITPVDAEFRVGTMGLGWDSEAQTVVVELLAVSETEFDASVVLDDAEDGPDAVRVFLTPESAREFATRSNRVISAGRPPCPLCDEPLDPEGHICVRTNGYRRGAFAESDDDVDI from the coding sequence ATGCCCCGCGCAATTCACGTCTTCCGCACACCCGACCGCTTCGTGGCCGGGACCGTCGGCCAGCCGGGCAACCGAACGTTCTACCTGCAGGCCGTCCACGACAAGCGCGTGGTCTCGGTGGTGCTGGAGAAGCAACAGGTTGCGGTGCTCGCCGAGCGGATCGCTGCGCTGCTGCTCGAGATCAACCGACGCTTCGGCACCCCGATCCCGCCCGACACCGGCGAGGTGGAGGACCTCAGCCCGCTGATCACCCCGGTCGACGCGGAGTTCCGGGTCGGCACCATGGGTCTGGGCTGGGACTCCGAGGCGCAGACCGTCGTCGTCGAGCTGCTCGCGGTGTCGGAAACCGAGTTCGACGCGTCGGTGGTGCTCGACGACGCCGAGGACGGGCCCGACGCGGTGCGCGTCTTCTTGACCCCCGAGTCCGCCCGCGAGTTCGCCACCCGCTCGAACCGGGTCATCTCCGCCGGCCGGCCGCCGTGCCCGCTGTGCGACGAACCACTGGACCCCGAAGGCCACATCTGCGTGCGCACCAACGGCTACCGGCGCGGCGCCTTCGCCGAGTCCGACGATGACGTCGACATCTGA
- a CDS encoding SCO1664 family protein, with amino-acid sequence MTSTSEGGSGDGDADTILQRGELTVIGRIRSASNATFLCEASLGERQVHCVYKPVAGEAPLWDFPDGTLAGRERGAYLVSAALGWNIVPYTIIRGGPAGEGMVQLWVDQPGDEVDEEQPTGPDLVDLLPAGRVPPGFLPILQAYDYAGDEVTLVHADDERLRRMAVFDVLVNNADRKGGHILCGVDGRVYGVDHGVTLHVEDKLRTVLWGWAGKPVDDQTLESVAALRDALRDGLADELCAHITEREIGALLSRTVGLLNDPVMPTPDRRRPIPWPAF; translated from the coding sequence ATGACGTCGACATCTGAGGGCGGGTCCGGCGACGGGGACGCCGACACAATCCTGCAGCGCGGTGAGCTGACCGTCATCGGACGGATCCGGTCGGCGAGCAACGCGACCTTCCTGTGTGAGGCCAGTCTCGGTGAGCGACAGGTGCATTGCGTGTACAAGCCGGTCGCCGGCGAGGCCCCGCTGTGGGACTTTCCGGACGGCACGCTGGCCGGTCGCGAGCGCGGCGCCTACCTGGTGTCGGCGGCGCTGGGCTGGAATATCGTGCCCTACACCATCATTCGCGGCGGACCGGCCGGCGAGGGCATGGTGCAGCTGTGGGTGGATCAGCCCGGTGACGAGGTCGACGAGGAACAGCCGACCGGGCCGGACCTGGTGGACCTGCTGCCCGCAGGGCGGGTTCCGCCGGGGTTCCTGCCGATCCTGCAGGCCTACGACTACGCCGGCGACGAGGTGACGCTGGTGCACGCCGACGACGAGCGTCTGCGCCGCATGGCGGTGTTCGACGTGCTGGTCAACAACGCCGACCGCAAGGGCGGCCACATCCTGTGCGGCGTCGACGGCCGGGTGTACGGCGTCGACCACGGGGTGACGCTGCACGTCGAGGACAAACTGCGCACCGTGCTGTGGGGCTGGGCCGGCAAACCCGTCGACGACCAGACGCTCGAATCGGTGGCGGCGTTGCGTGATGCGCTGCGCGACGGGCTGGCCGACGAGCTGTGCGCGCACATCACCGAACGGGAGATCGGTGCGCTGCTGTCGAGAACCGTTGGGCTGCTGAATGATCCGGTCATGCCGACGCCGGATCGTCGCCGCCCCATCCCGTGGCCGGCGTTCTAG
- a CDS encoding 3'(2'),5'-bisphosphate nucleotidase CysQ has translation MTQSDAALAAEVAADAGEMLLRVREEIGFYDPYDLGDAGDKLANKFILDRLRDARPDDAVLSEEAVDDLARVDADRVWIVDPVDGTHEFSLPRRTDWAVHIALWRRDGGPNGRITDAAVALPARHEVYRTDTVAPPPPRKEGPILITASANRPPPVLWWLRDRMDIQLVRIGSAGAKAMAVVRGDVDAYLHAGGQWEWDSAAPAGVVQAAGLHATRLDGSELIYNRPDPYLPDLLMCRPELSEALLDGILSAYRSRFGR, from the coding sequence ATGACGCAGTCTGATGCGGCGCTGGCCGCCGAGGTGGCCGCGGACGCGGGCGAGATGCTGTTGCGGGTCCGCGAGGAGATCGGCTTCTACGACCCCTACGACCTCGGCGACGCGGGTGACAAACTGGCCAACAAGTTCATCCTCGACCGCCTCCGTGACGCGCGCCCCGACGACGCGGTGCTGTCCGAGGAGGCCGTCGACGACCTGGCGCGCGTCGACGCCGACCGGGTGTGGATCGTCGACCCCGTCGACGGCACCCACGAGTTCTCCCTGCCGCGGCGCACCGACTGGGCGGTGCACATCGCGCTGTGGCGCCGCGACGGAGGACCCAACGGGCGGATCACCGACGCCGCCGTCGCGCTGCCCGCCCGCCACGAGGTCTACCGCACCGACACCGTCGCCCCGCCGCCACCGCGCAAGGAGGGGCCGATCCTGATCACCGCCAGCGCCAACCGGCCGCCGCCGGTGCTGTGGTGGCTACGCGACCGGATGGACATCCAGCTGGTGCGGATCGGGTCGGCAGGCGCCAAGGCGATGGCCGTCGTGCGCGGCGACGTCGACGCCTATCTGCACGCCGGCGGTCAGTGGGAGTGGGACTCGGCGGCGCCGGCCGGTGTCGTGCAGGCCGCGGGCCTGCACGCGACGCGACTGGACGGCTCCGAGCTGATCTACAACCGGCCCGACCCGTACCTGCCCGACCTGTTGATGTGTCGACCGGAGCTGAGCGAGGCCCTGCTCGACGGCATCCTGTCGGCCTACCGGAGCCGCTTCGGGCGGTGA
- the mshC gene encoding cysteine--1-D-myo-inosityl 2-amino-2-deoxy-alpha-D-glucopyranoside ligase yields MNTWPAPEVPALPGRGPQLRLYDSADRQVRPVTAGETATMYVCGITPYDATHLGHAATYLAFDLVHRVWLDAGHRVHYVQNITDVDDPLFERAARDGIDWRDLGDREIDLFREDMAALRVLPPHDYVAATDAIAEVIEVTEKLLASGAAYIVDDAEYPDVYFRADATPQFGYESGYDRDTMRRLFAERGGDPERPGKSDELDALLWRAQRPGEPSWPSPFGPGRPGWHVECAAIALSRIGTDLDIQGGGSDLIFPHHEFSAAHAECVTGERRFARHYVHAGMIGWDGHKMSKSRGNLVLVSRLRADGVDPAAIRLGLFADHYREDRYWSDAVLAEAQDRLDRWRAAVALDGAPDATDVVARVRQYLADDLDTPKALAALDGWATDALTYGGHDPQAGRLVATAADALLGIRL; encoded by the coding sequence ATGAACACGTGGCCGGCTCCCGAGGTTCCGGCGCTGCCGGGCCGGGGTCCGCAGCTTCGCCTCTACGACAGCGCCGACCGGCAGGTCCGGCCGGTCACCGCGGGCGAGACCGCCACCATGTACGTCTGCGGGATCACCCCGTACGACGCCACCCATCTCGGCCACGCCGCGACCTATCTGGCGTTCGACCTCGTGCACCGCGTCTGGCTCGACGCCGGGCACCGGGTGCACTACGTGCAGAACATCACCGACGTCGACGACCCGCTGTTCGAGCGCGCCGCCCGCGACGGCATCGACTGGCGCGACCTCGGCGACCGCGAGATCGACTTGTTCCGTGAGGACATGGCGGCGCTGCGGGTGCTGCCCCCGCACGACTACGTCGCGGCCACCGACGCCATCGCCGAGGTGATCGAGGTGACCGAGAAGCTGCTCGCCTCCGGCGCCGCCTACATCGTCGATGACGCCGAATACCCCGACGTCTACTTCCGCGCCGACGCCACCCCGCAGTTCGGCTACGAGTCCGGCTATGACCGCGACACGATGCGCCGGCTGTTCGCCGAACGGGGTGGCGACCCGGAGCGGCCCGGTAAGAGCGACGAACTCGACGCGCTGCTGTGGCGTGCGCAGCGCCCGGGCGAGCCGAGCTGGCCGTCGCCGTTCGGGCCGGGCAGGCCGGGCTGGCACGTGGAGTGCGCGGCGATCGCGCTGAGCCGCATCGGCACCGACCTCGACATCCAGGGCGGCGGCAGCGACCTGATCTTCCCGCACCACGAGTTCTCGGCCGCCCACGCCGAATGTGTGACCGGCGAGCGCCGCTTCGCGCGCCACTACGTGCACGCGGGCATGATCGGCTGGGACGGCCACAAGATGAGCAAGAGCCGCGGCAACCTGGTGCTGGTGTCGCGGCTGCGCGCCGACGGCGTCGATCCCGCCGCGATCCGGCTCGGGCTGTTCGCCGACCACTACCGCGAGGACCGGTACTGGAGCGACGCCGTGCTGGCCGAAGCGCAGGACCGGCTGGACCGGTGGCGCGCCGCGGTCGCACTCGACGGCGCACCCGACGCGACCGACGTCGTCGCCCGGGTCCGCCAGTACCTGGCCGACGATCTGGACACCCCCAAAGCGCTTGCCGCGCTTGATGGTTGGGCCACCGACGCGCTGACCTACGGCGGCCACGACCCGCAGGCGGGCCGGCTGGTCGCGACGGCCGCCGACGCACTGCTGGGCATCCGCCTGTAG
- a CDS encoding SDR family oxidoreductase, with the protein MSSLSGKVALITGGANGIGEEVARRLHDKGAKLVLTDLDADRLAQVAARFGEDGVVTAVADVRDLAAMEAAVAKGVERFGGIDIVMANAGIATYGSVLGVDPQAFQTIMDVNVVGVFHTVRAALPSVIERRGYVLVVSSAAAYAASAGMAPYDASKAAAEHFANALRLEVAHQGVDVGSAHMLWVDTPLVRESRSDLPSARKMLDSLPGPLGKTTSVEKCGELFVAGIEARKRQINCPRFVGLLRWLKPLLASPLGERATLKSVPELLPKMDAEVAELGRSMSARTEALEKR; encoded by the coding sequence ATGAGTTCACTGAGCGGCAAAGTCGCGTTGATCACCGGCGGGGCGAACGGCATCGGCGAAGAAGTGGCCCGCCGGCTGCACGACAAGGGCGCCAAGCTGGTGCTCACCGATCTGGACGCCGACCGGCTGGCCCAGGTGGCCGCGCGGTTCGGCGAGGACGGGGTGGTGACGGCGGTCGCCGACGTGCGCGACCTGGCGGCGATGGAGGCGGCGGTCGCCAAGGGCGTCGAACGGTTCGGCGGCATCGACATCGTGATGGCCAACGCCGGCATCGCGACCTACGGCTCGGTGCTCGGCGTCGACCCGCAGGCGTTCCAGACGATCATGGACGTCAACGTCGTCGGCGTCTTCCACACCGTGCGCGCCGCGCTGCCCTCGGTGATCGAGCGGCGCGGCTACGTGCTGGTGGTGTCGTCGGCCGCCGCCTACGCCGCCTCCGCGGGCATGGCCCCCTACGACGCCTCCAAGGCGGCCGCCGAACACTTCGCCAACGCCCTGCGCCTGGAGGTTGCGCACCAAGGCGTCGACGTCGGGTCGGCGCACATGCTGTGGGTCGACACGCCGCTGGTCCGGGAGAGCCGCTCGGACCTGCCGAGCGCCCGCAAGATGCTCGACTCACTGCCCGGCCCGCTGGGCAAGACCACCTCGGTGGAGAAGTGCGGCGAGCTGTTCGTCGCCGGCATCGAGGCCCGCAAGCGGCAGATCAACTGTCCGCGGTTCGTCGGTCTGCTGCGGTGGCTCAAGCCGCTGCTGGCGTCGCCGCTGGGGGAGCGCGCCACGCTCAAGTCGGTGCCCGAGCTGCTGCCCAAGATGGACGCCGAGGTCGCCGAACTCGGCCGCTCGATGAGCGCGCGCACCGAGGCGCTCGAAAAGCGGTGA
- a CDS encoding PAC2 family protein yields MTPSDASGFKPPDLPQLNDTIIVAAFEGWNDAGDAASDALEHLDAIWEAETIIEIDDEAYYDYQVNRPVIRMVDGVTRELVWPSMRISHCRPPGSDRDIVLMHGVEPNMRWRTFCAELLAVADKLNVQTVVILGALLADTPHTRPVPVSGAAYSRDSAQTFGLEETRYEGPTGIAGVFQDACVQAGIPAVTFWAAIPHYVSQPPNPKATVALLRRVEDVLDVEVPLADLPSAAEEWEQAVSEMTAEDDEIAEYVQSLEERGDAEVDMTEALGKIDGDALAAEFERYLRRRGPGFRG; encoded by the coding sequence GTGACCCCGTCGGATGCGAGCGGTTTCAAACCGCCCGACCTGCCTCAACTCAACGACACCATCATCGTCGCGGCCTTCGAGGGCTGGAACGACGCCGGTGACGCGGCCAGTGACGCCCTGGAGCACCTGGACGCGATCTGGGAGGCCGAAACGATCATCGAGATCGACGACGAGGCCTACTACGACTACCAGGTCAACCGGCCGGTGATCCGGATGGTCGACGGCGTCACCCGCGAACTGGTGTGGCCGTCGATGCGGATCTCGCACTGCCGCCCGCCGGGGTCGGACCGCGACATCGTGCTGATGCACGGCGTCGAACCCAACATGCGCTGGCGCACGTTCTGCGCCGAGCTGCTGGCCGTCGCCGACAAGCTCAACGTGCAGACCGTCGTCATTCTCGGCGCGCTGCTGGCCGACACCCCGCACACCCGGCCGGTGCCGGTGTCGGGTGCGGCGTACTCCCGCGATTCGGCGCAGACCTTCGGGCTGGAGGAGACCCGCTACGAGGGCCCGACCGGGATCGCGGGCGTGTTCCAGGACGCCTGCGTGCAGGCCGGGATCCCCGCGGTGACGTTCTGGGCCGCGATCCCCCACTACGTGTCGCAGCCGCCGAACCCGAAGGCGACGGTCGCGTTGCTGCGCCGCGTCGAGGACGTGCTCGACGTCGAGGTTCCGCTGGCCGACTTGCCGAGCGCGGCCGAGGAATGGGAGCAGGCCGTGTCGGAGATGACGGCCGAGGACGACGAGATCGCCGAGTACGTGCAGTCGCTGGAGGAGCGCGGCGACGCGGAGGTCGACATGACCGAGGCGCTCGGCAAGATCGACGGCGACGCGCTGGCCGCGGAGTTCGAGCGCTACCTGCGCCGGCGCGGCCCAGGCTTTCGCGGCTGA